In Lagopus muta isolate bLagMut1 chromosome 6, bLagMut1 primary, whole genome shotgun sequence, one DNA window encodes the following:
- the GARIN2 gene encoding Golgi associated RAB2 interactor protein 2 has translation MGDLKRLLNQGEYAFFGSAPMLESRFVQINQRGELINLHNRPTCVTIGICAARSPMPSGMLLAHKVPVSPQEIMANLQKFSENPSQVEQLALSRFLPLKFVELSVHSTDKKQLMLKLVNGRSYYLELCAPPDQQQQLFHHWLKLISLLRRPKDTSNTNVNIICKDSGTSHEKAPSPNKSPDNSNNSQNVPNPKTEEETVTEQTSSNQVLYSDSVGSTEKSEKERATFNSSQEATRLETTVQSKSKDPLDTINSKSKERRKSRTDKMKPKKEKTPQPSGNRKSGSKSSIGCFKLYFR, from the exons ATGGGTGACCTCAAGAGACTTCTTAACCAAGGAGAATATGCTTTTTTTGGCTCTGCTCCCATGCTTGAAAGCAGGTTTGTTcag atTAACCAAAGAGGGGAATTGATTAATCTTCACAATCGACCGACCTGCGTGACCATCGGCATCTGTGCTGCCCGTTCACCAATGCCCAGTGGAATGCTGCTAGCACACAAGGTGCCTGTGTCCCCACAGGAAATAATGGCAAATCTCCAGAAATTCTCAGAGAATCCATCTCAAGTGGAACAGCTAGCACTTAGCAG gttCTTGCCCTTGAAGTTTGTAGAACTCTCTGTTCACAGCACAGATAAGAAACAGCTCATGTTAAAATTAGTAAATGGCCGTTCCTATTATCTAGAGCTCTGTGCTCCACCAGACCAACAACAGCAACTATTCCACCACTGGTTGAAGCTAATCTCTCTCCTGAGACGTCCAAAAGATACTAGCAATACCAATGTCAACATAATATGTAAGGATTCTGGCACGAGTCATGAGAAAGCTCCCAGCCCCAACAAGTCACCAGACAAT AGCAACAACTCACAAAACGTGCCTAACCccaaaacagaggaagaaactgTTACTGAACAAACCTCCTCCAATCAAGTTCTTTACTCAGATAGTGTGGGTTCCACcgaaaaaagtgaaaaggaaagggCAACTTTCAACAGCTCCCAGGAAGCAACCAGGCTAGAAACCACCGTGCAATCAAAGAGTAAAGATCCTCTGGATACaataaacagcaaaagcaaagagagaaggaagagcag gaCAGACAAAATGAAgccaaaaaaagagaaaacaccGCAACCTTCAG gaaatcgAAAGAGTGGCAGTAAGTCAAGCATAGGCTGCTTCAAATTATACTTCAGATGA